Part of the Terriglobia bacterium genome, CTGTCATCGAATTCTTCCCAGGGCTGGCGCCCCTTCGACTGCGCTCAGGGCAGGCTCTGGGCTACTAGCGTTCGCCCCCTTCGACTTCGCTCAGGGCAGGCCCTGCGGGGCTGGGGTCACGGTGATCCTGAGGCCAGAAACGACGCGCACCAATGGGATGTCAACAAAGCCGAGAGGGTTCTTAAATACTGACGGCTGAAAGCTGATAGCTGACAGCTGAACTCTGACGGCTGGTTTACGTGGCGTAGGCGCGGAAACTCCTGGGCTGGGGGCCGCCATAGGAGGTGGTGTACTCGAGGCGCGCCCGGCCGATGGTCAGCGTGACCCGATCCGATACCACCCGTTCCGCTTCCAGGCAGCGCGTGCACAAGCAACCGAACTCGGCGATGGTCCCGTCGGTGTGCTCGGCTGTGACGGGCAACACGTGACGGACCGAGGCGCGGCACATGGAACAGCGCCCGCCGCCGTGCAACTGGTATTGCAGTTCCGCGTAGGACAACAGGATCTTCTGTTGCCGGTCGCTGGGACCCGCAGCGGCGCCGTCGGCCAGCGCCTGCAGGTACTCCTGCAGCACGTTGTGCGGCAACGGCCTGTGGTGCGATGTGGTCATCTGGGGCGCATATTGCACGAAAGCGCCGCTTTTTACAAATCTCCAAAGGTCACCATTGCGGGATTACCACAAGAGGAATGCGAGCGTGGTGGTGACAGTGGTGGCGGAGGGAAAGCGACGGGCTTCCACGCCCAGGCTGACCTCGGGGTCCGAGTCGCAGCCGCGGAATGGCGAGGGTTGCAGCACGAAGGCCTGGTTTTCGCGGCGGATGCGGACTTTGCCGGGCGCGAACGGTTGCGGGAACTCGACCGCGTCGCCGGCGCCGCAACACAGGTACAGCGACAACAGGTCGCAGAACTGGAGCACCAGCAGCAGGGATTCGAGTTCGGCCGGGCTGTGAGCGCCCTGCGGTTGCAGGCGCTGGCGCCGCTCCGCTTCGCGGGCCAGGAAGGCGTGCAACCGCGAGGAGTTCTCGGGACCGTCGATGGCCGAGGCCAGGCGGCCCTCGCCGAGCGCGCAGAAATGCCGCGAGACAATGTATCCGCCGGCGGGACAGACCGACTCGGCACGGTCGATGGAAGCCGTCCAGGCACGCAGGAACTGCGGCGGGTCAATCTCCAGAAATGAAATCGGTTTCCCGCGGCCATCCACGCCGGGAGCGGCGGTGAAGCAAGCCTCGGGCTCGAAAATTGCCCATCCCGCATCGTGCACTTCGATGGCGCGCGCGAGCAGCGGATCCACGCGGGGAAACCCGGGCGCAACCATGTTGGCGGCCAGCGCTCCCGCCAGCGCGGCATGGTCGGGTTGCGTAACCAGCCAGTATTTTTCGGCAAGCTGTTTTTGGGCGCGCTCGATCACCGGCCAGACGGGCTGATAGTCGTTGGCGGGCGGCGGAGCGTTGGGCACAAGCGGGTAGATGACCACGTTACTTCACGCCTCGGCGGGCGCGCACCGCGCCGCCGGCCGCTTTCTCCGGACCGGAGCTGTGGGGCGGTTTCCGCATGCCGTCCAGAAGCTCCTTGAGCACGACGGCGTTGTTGTGCTCTTTATTCCGGGAGGCGAACACCAGCGTCGTCTTCTTGCGCTTGCGGGCGAGGTCATAAAGCTGCGCCAGAGCGCGCGCGGCCTCGGGCTCGCCGAGCTCCTCGAGGTATTTCTTGCGGAACTGCTGCCATTGCGCCGGGCGCGTGTGGAACCAGCGGCGAAGCTGCGTGGAAGGCGCCAGGTCGCGCAGCCAGGCATCAATCTGCGCGCGTGCTTTGGTCACGCCGCGCGGCCACAGACGATCGACAAGGATGCGGGCGCCGTCGTTCGGTGATGGTGGGTCGTAGGCGCGCTTGAGAGCAATGAGCATGGCTCTGGTATTGTAGCGCTCAGCAAGACAGCTATCAGCTGTCAGCTTTCAGCTTGAGGCGGACCAAATCATTTGCATAAACACTTATTCATCCTCCTAGTCGCAGCCGCGGCGGTGTTGCTTGGGGGCTGCGACACGCAACTTCGTAAGAGCGATGCCGAGCTGGGATTGAATCCGCAGCAGGCGAGCGGGCGTCGCGTCTTCGACCGCTACTGCGCCACCTGTCACGAGGCGTACAGTTCGCGGTCGCTGCGCGGGCCCAGCCTGGAGGGCGTCTTCAAGAAGCAGTTCATGCCCAGCGGCACTCCGGCCAATGACGAGCGTGTAGGCGAGGTGATCAGCCTGGGACGCAGCAAGATGCCGTCGTTCGGGCGCGTGCTTGACCAAAAGCAGATGGACGACCTGCTGGCTTACATGCATACCCTTTAATTTTCAATAACTTACGGCGCTCAGAATAAAGAGTCCTCGCCAGTTGGGGAGAATCTATATACACTGTACGAGCGTGTGGATTTGAATTGATCTAAGTACGTTCTGCCGAAGCTCTGCTGAAGCACTACCTGTTCTTAGTCCCGATTTACTTCCCCGCAATTTCAACACAGAAGAGAGCAACACGAAAATGGAACAAGGAACAGTGAAGTGGTTCAACGACGCCAAGGGTTTCGGTTTTATCAGCCGCCAGAACGGTGAGGACGTATTTGTCCATCACACCGCCATTCAGGCGCAGGGCTTCCGCAGCCTCCAAGAAGGGCAAGCGGTTCAGTTCGACGTGAAAAAGGGTCCCAAGGGCTGGCAGGCTGAGAACGTTCAGGTTCTGTAATCCGGCGTTCGCAGAATCATTTCGGGGTGGCTTCGGCCACCCCGATTTTGTTTGGGCGTCTCACTCGATCTCCCGCACCGGCCTCTGCATCGCCCCGATGGCAGACATGGCCACCACCGCCAGTCCGGCCAGGGCGAACATCCCCGCAACGCTCCACCCCACCAGTATGCCGGCGGTTGCCAGGGAGATTGGCATCAAGCCGAACGCCGCCAGCATCAGCACGCTCATCACCCTGCCGCGTACCGCGACCTCAACCCGTTGCTGGATCCACGATTGCAACTGCACGTTCACATATCCGCTAATCGCGCCCATGGCCAGCAGCAGCACCGCAATCGACCAGAGCGGTTGCAGGAATCCGATTGCGGTCATACCCATACCCAACAGCGTGGTGCCACCTAGCAGCAGCTTTCCGCGCCGCTTCGACCTCGCCACCCCCGCCAGCATCATGCCGGCCAGCGCCCCGGCAGCCACGCTCGAGATGCACAGCCCGTAGGCCGACGGCGACGCGAACCGGTGCTTGGCCAGGTAAGCAAGCCCGACGCTAAACGGCCCGATGGTGCAGAAGTTGATGACCGCCGCCACCGCCATCAAAGTGCGCAAGGCAACGTCCTGCTTCACGAATCCCAACCCTTCCGCCACCGATTTCAGGAGGCTGGGCTTCCGGCCGCCAGCCCTTTTCGACGGGTCCGG contains:
- a CDS encoding DUF488 family protein, coding for MLIALKRAYDPPSPNDGARILVDRLWPRGVTKARAQIDAWLRDLAPSTQLRRWFHTRPAQWQQFRKKYLEELGEPEAARALAQLYDLARKRKKTTLVFASRNKEHNNAVVLKELLDGMRKPPHSSGPEKAAGGAVRARRGVK
- a CDS encoding DUF3891 family protein encodes the protein MVIYPLVPNAPPPANDYQPVWPVIERAQKQLAEKYWLVTQPDHAALAGALAANMVAPGFPRVDPLLARAIEVHDAGWAIFEPEACFTAAPGVDGRGKPISFLEIDPPQFLRAWTASIDRAESVCPAGGYIVSRHFCALGEGRLASAIDGPENSSRLHAFLAREAERRQRLQPQGAHSPAELESLLLVLQFCDLLSLYLCCGAGDAVEFPQPFAPGKVRIRRENQAFVLQPSPFRGCDSDPEVSLGVEARRFPSATTVTTTLAFLLW
- a CDS encoding cytochrome c; protein product: MHKHLFILLVAAAAVLLGGCDTQLRKSDAELGLNPQQASGRRVFDRYCATCHEAYSSRSLRGPSLEGVFKKQFMPSGTPANDERVGEVISLGRSKMPSFGRVLDQKQMDDLLAYMHTL
- a CDS encoding cold shock domain-containing protein, with product MEQGTVKWFNDAKGFGFISRQNGEDVFVHHTAIQAQGFRSLQEGQAVQFDVKKGPKGWQAENVQVL
- a CDS encoding MFS transporter; this translates as MATAAALPAPRHPLLNPWFRKWWMGSTVSIAGDQFYLVALPWVVLQLTGSGLAMGTVLMTAAIPRALLMLLGGAITDRTSPRKVLMATAGTRAAAVALIGLLLWTLHIRLWHLYVLGFAFGVADAFAMPAASAFLPSLVESEQLPEANSVAQSTALLAGILGPTPAGFLIKAKGVAWAFVLDAISFLFIIGALIGLPDPSKRAGGRKPSLLKSVAEGLGFVKQDVALRTLMAVAAVINFCTIGPFSVGLAYLAKHRFASPSAYGLCISSVAAGALAGMMLAGVARSKRRGKLLLGGTTLLGMGMTAIGFLQPLWSIAVLLLAMGAISGYVNVQLQSWIQQRVEVAVRGRVMSVLMLAAFGLMPISLATAGILVGWSVAGMFALAGLAVVAMSAIGAMQRPVREIE